CTTTTGAACGAGGAAGACAAAACAAATAATAAAACTTCTTCTGAAATTCGCAAGTCTTTACTGCCATAAGCGATATTATCATATGTAAGTAAATGTGATGGAAGAATCAAACAGAAAACAGTGGTGATAATGCACTGTCCCGTTTCGATTCGCAGATGCCATCGTGATGAGATAGCACATATTGAACAGAAGTTGAAGGATCTCCTTCAACCTCTGGCCATTGAGAATGAGTTACCAAGAGTTTCCTCCGTTGTTATCAAGCCAAATGTCTGCTGGGGCGAAGATTGGAGATCGGGGAGCACGACCTCCCCATTGCTTGTCAAGGAAGTCGTTAAGTGGCTGAGGGAAAGAGGGGTCGATAAGATCACGATTGCAGAGGGGTCGATGGTCGGCCATGACACATTTGAGTGTTTTGAAAAGACAGGTTTCCTACAACTCGCCAGAGAGCTCGATTTGAAAGTCGTTGATCTGAACAAAGATACAACTGTCAAGATCGACGTTCAAGAACCCAATGTTTTTGATACAATTGAAGTTGCGCGAACAATAGCAGAGTGCGAATTTCTGATCAACATGCCAGTCATGAAGACCCATATCAACACAACAGTAACTCTTTCCATGAAAAACCTGAAGGGCGTTATTCCTCATCAGTGGAAGAGAAAATTTCATTTCATGGGCCTCGACGGAAGCATTGCTGATCTAGCGTCGATCATCTCTTCTAAACTTGTTATTATGGATGGCATTATCGGGCAACAGGGACAGGGGCCACTGACCGGTACGCCCGCAAACGCAGGTCTCCTTATCGCCGGTCGAGATCAATTTGACGTAGATCTCGTTGCGTGCAGGATCATGGGATTCGCTCCTTACGAGGTGAGGCATTTAGCACTAGTTGCGGAAGCCAGGGGTATCGATCTTGAGAGCTATAACCCTATAATAGTTGGGGAACAACTATCTGACCTTCATATCAAATTTGAAAGACCCGTTTACTCACTGAAGGGTTTGTATAAGGGTGTTGAGATCCTTTGGGGCGATCCTTGTAGCGGTTGTGCTGGTGCTCTCAGTGTTGCCCTCGAACGCATGGAAAAGTCTGGAGAGCTCGAGGTTATCAGGCGCAACGGAGGGATCGTCATCGCACTGGGCAGAGGAGTCGAACCTGCCAAAAACGATAAACTCGTTCTTCTTGGCAAATGTCAGTATCGAAATAGGGATAAGGGGATGTTCATTCCGGGATGCCCACCACCGGGCATGATAGTACGGGAAATGCTCTCGAAGTTTGCAAAGGGTGAAACAAAATACGGCAGCGACATCTTTGTAAAGGAAGCGGAAGAATTATATAAAAAGGAAAAATGATTTGAAGACCTACGGCTCTTGATCCAAAGAGCCACCGATGAATTAGATAAATACATCGACCGTTGACATCAATTGACCGCTTCTATGAAAAAATGATAAATGCTAGTTGTGAAATACAAGGAACGGCGCCACCATAGCTTAGCTGGAAGAGCGGCTGACTTGTAATCAGCAGGTCGGGAGTTCAAATCTCCCTGGTGGCTCCATTTTTCATCCGTACAATCCATAAACAGATCTTTCACATGTAAACGTATCAATTTCATCAACCCAGTACGTATCCTTATCCCCAGGATATTCAATTTTTAAAACAAGAATCGATGCCTCTTCTGGAAAGCTCGGTTGACCATGGATATCACCAGGTTCGCACAGAAGAGCATCCAATTTGTCCAGGAAAACTTCGCGACCATTAATGAGGAAACTCACCCTATCCAGAGCGAAGAAAAGTTCACTTTGGACAAGATGGTAGTGAAAGGGAAGCTTCTCTCCCTTTCTGAATTGCACAATCTGCAGCAGTAAATCTCTTTTTTCAATATCATTTCCGTCAGCTAAGATTTTCTTTCTGTAGCCTTTCCCCTCTATCCAAACCGAGTTGCTATTCCTAAAGATCTTCAGTATCCATTTCCTCAATTCTACTTCTTCATCTTCTCAACGGTCGCAATTGATCGCTCTAGGATCTCAATTCCAGTGTCGATTTCTTCAATTGTTGTCGTCAACGGGGGAATATAGCGGATTGAAGATTTGCCACAGCTTAAAAGTATAAGACCATTTTTGAACGCAATTTCGATGATTTTGTCCCTCTCAGCTGGAGCAGGTTCCCTTGTTACTCTATCACGCACGAACTCCGTCGCCTGCATCATACCAATTCCCCTGACATCGCCAATGATTTCGTACTTCTCTTTAAGTTCCTCCAGCCTTTTGCGAAGATGCTCCCCACTTTTCCTTGCTTTTTCGATGAGGTTCTCTCTTTCGATAACCTCAAGCGTCGCAAGGGCTGCCGCACATGCGACAGGATTTCCACCAAATGTGTTGGAGTGAGCACCTTTTTCGCCGAAATCGAGCTTCTTGTCGTATATCGTCGCCCCAATTGGAATGCCCGATCCGAGGGCCTTTGAAGAACAAACAATATCAGGCACAACCCCATGGTGCTCGATCCCCCACATTTTTCCTGTCCGCGCAATACCCGCTTGTACTTCGTCGTCGACGAAAAGGATACCATACTTTTTCGATATTCCGTAAATGATCTGGACAAACTCCGACGGGGGAACGATGTATCCTCCTTCCCCCTGAATCGGCTCCATAAAAATCGCAGCGACCTCGTTCGAAGGAATGAATGATTCAAAATAGACTTCTTCGAGAACCTTTGCACACCAGATATCACATGAGGGGTATTCAAGACGATAAGGGCAACGGTAACAGTAAGCATACGGAATATGAATGATGCCCGGAACCCCTGGGAAATACCTGGCTCGCTGCACGGGTTTGCTTGCAGTCAGCGATAGAGATCCCATGGTTCTACCATGAAACGCACCAATAAATGCGATGAATTGGCCTTTACGCGTTGACCATTTAGCGATTTTCATTGCCGCCTCGATCGATTCTGTTCCGCTGTTACTGAAAAAGACCTTTTTATCAAAAGCACCCGGCGTAACCTCTACTAGTTTCTTCGCGAGCTTTGATTGTACCTCGTAATAAAAGTCAGTTCCAGCAAAGTGA
This region of Methanomassiliicoccales archaeon genomic DNA includes:
- a CDS encoding DUF362 domain-containing protein, whose product is MHCPVSIRRCHRDEIAHIEQKLKDLLQPLAIENELPRVSSVVIKPNVCWGEDWRSGSTTSPLLVKEVVKWLRERGVDKITIAEGSMVGHDTFECFEKTGFLQLARELDLKVVDLNKDTTVKIDVQEPNVFDTIEVARTIAECEFLINMPVMKTHINTTVTLSMKNLKGVIPHQWKRKFHFMGLDGSIADLASIISSKLVIMDGIIGQQGQGPLTGTPANAGLLIAGRDQFDVDLVACRIMGFAPYEVRHLALVAEARGIDLESYNPIIVGEQLSDLHIKFERPVYSLKGLYKGVEILWGDPCSGCAGALSVALERMEKSGELEVIRRNGGIVIALGRGVEPAKNDKLVLLGKCQYRNRDKGMFIPGCPPPGMIVREMLSKFAKGETKYGSDIFVKEAEELYKKEK
- a CDS encoding acetyl ornithine aminotransferase family protein, which gives rise to MNKIPAIKTELPGPRAKVIIEDDEKYLATSTKALPLAIEAGYGSTVIDVDGNKFLDFTSGVAVLNLGHRHPTIVKAIKEQVDQFIHFAGTDFYYEVQSKLAKKLVEVTPGAFDKKVFFSNSGTESIEAAMKIAKWSTRKGQFIAFIGAFHGRTMGSLSLTASKPVQRARYFPGVPGIIHIPYAYCYRCPYRLEYPSCDIWCAKVLEEVYFESFIPSNEVAAIFMEPIQGEGGYIVPPSEFVQIIYGISKKYGILFVDDEVQAGIARTGKMWGIEHHGVVPDIVCSSKALGSGIPIGATIYDKKLDFGEKGAHSNTFGGNPVACAAALATLEVIERENLIEKARKSGEHLRKRLEELKEKYEIIGDVRGIGMMQATEFVRDRVTREPAPAERDKIIEIAFKNGLILLSCGKSSIRYIPPLTTTIEEIDTGIEILERSIATVEKMKK